From Etheostoma cragini isolate CJK2018 chromosome 10, CSU_Ecrag_1.0, whole genome shotgun sequence, the proteins below share one genomic window:
- the sox3 gene encoding transcription factor Sox-3, which translates to MYNMMETELKTPLPQSNSGSAPGAKNNSANDQERVKRPMNAFMVWSRGQRRKMAQENPKMHNSEISKRLGADWKLLTDAEKRPFIDEAKRLRAMHMKEHPDYKYRPRRKTKTLLKKDKYSLPGGLLAPGSNAVGNSVSVGQRMDGYAHMNGWTNSAYSLMQDQLAYPQHHSMNSPQIQQMHRYEMAGLQYPMMSSAQTYMNAASTYSMSPAYTQQTSSAMGLSSMGSVCKTEPSSPPPAITSHSQRACLGDLRDMISMYLPPGGEGAEHSSLQSSRLHSVHPHYQTAGTGVNGTLPLTHI; encoded by the coding sequence ATGTATAACATGATGGAAACCGAGCTCAAGACCCCGCTCCCGCAGTCCAACTCGGGCTCGGCGCCGGGCGCTAAGAACAACAGTGCCAACGACCAGGAGCGGGTGAAGCGGCCGATGAACGCCTTCATGGTCTGGTCCCGGGGACAGCGGAGGAAGATGGCTCAAGAAAATCCCAAAATGCACAACTCTGAAATCAGCAAGCGGCTCGGTGCTGACTGGAAACTTCTGACCGACGCTGAAAAGAGGCCATTCATCGACGAGGCCAAGCGTCTACGCGCCATGCACATGAAGGAGCACCCGGATTATAAATACCGTCCCCGCAGGAAGACCAAGACCTTGCTCAAGAAAGACAAGTATTCTTTGCCCGGGGGACTGTTGGCGCCAGGATCCAACGCAGTGGGCAACTCTGTTTCGGTGGGGCAGCGGATGGACGGTTATGCGCACATGAACGGGTGGACAAACAGTGCGTACTCCCTCATGCAGGACCAGTTGGCCTACCCTCAGCATCACAGCATGAACAGCCCCCAGATTCAGCAGATGCACCGATACGAGATGGCAGGGCTCCAGTACCCGATGATGTCCTCGGCGCAGACCTACATGAACGCGGCTTCCACGTACAGCATGTCTCCAGCTTACACGCAGCAGACCAGCAGCGCCATGGGACTGAGCTCCATGGGGTCGGTGTGCAAGACCGAGCCGAGCTCACCGCCGCCGGCCATCACGTCCCACTCTCAGCGGGCGTGTTTGGGGGACCTGAGGGATATGATAAGCATGTACCTGCCTCCCGGTGGGGAAGGCGCAGAGCATTCCTCCCTGCAGAGCAGCCGGTTACACAGCGTCCATCCGCACTATCAGACCGCAGGGACTGGCGTCAATGGGACGCTACCTCTCACCCACATCTGa